A part of Flavobacteriaceae bacterium GSB9 genomic DNA contains:
- a CDS encoding energy transducer TonB: MRKTIIILLLTLTNFAFGQTSVSKKVSESFNNDNRNKLDSIAKQLNYKGGDQIKVLTIFTINEEGNVVDIKARSVHPLFEKEAIRILEALPKMTPSEHNGKKLVKNTQCQ; encoded by the coding sequence ATGAGAAAAACAATAATAATTTTACTTCTTACATTGACAAATTTTGCTTTTGGACAAACTAGCGTATCTAAAAAAGTTTCTGAATCTTTTAATAATGATAATCGGAACAAACTTGACAGCATTGCAAAACAACTGAACTACAAAGGTGGAGACCAAATAAAAGTTCTGACCATTTTTACTATTAATGAAGAAGGAAATGTTGTTGATATAAAAGCTAGATCTGTACATCCTTTATTTGAAAAAGAAGCTATTCGGATTTTAGAAGCACTCCCGAAAATGACACCTTCGGAACATAACGGAAAAAAATTAGTCAAAAATACTCAATGCCAATAG
- a CDS encoding DUF6090 family protein yields MIKFFRKIRQNLLSEGKTTKYLKYAIGEIILVVIGILIALQLNSWGESKKNDTIRHQYYLQLIDELKENKIYIEEIIQKYSQNISTYNKVIYSLNSQSLTTDQIFNKYSLVNYEYQNIIFHTGTIESLISTGEIKLTPQSIRNKLLDLKHNMDRRTIVNGELNQEYKDRIRLASLSSGGVIGEMIENKTLLNKTISAHVKNSLEDIILSKGAGLWVKNHNEKITVEACSDLIKKIKIIEKLINSELKN; encoded by the coding sequence ATGATAAAATTCTTTAGAAAGATTAGACAAAATTTGCTTTCAGAGGGAAAAACAACAAAGTATTTAAAATATGCTATTGGTGAAATAATTCTTGTGGTTATTGGCATTTTAATAGCGTTGCAACTAAACAGCTGGGGAGAGAGTAAAAAAAATGATACAATAAGACATCAATATTATCTCCAACTTATAGATGAGCTAAAAGAAAATAAAATTTATATTGAAGAAATAATACAGAAGTACAGTCAAAACATTTCAACTTACAACAAAGTTATTTACAGCCTAAACTCACAAAGTTTAACAACGGACCAAATATTTAATAAATATAGTCTTGTAAATTATGAATATCAAAACATTATTTTCCATACAGGCACTATAGAGTCCCTGATAAGTACAGGTGAGATAAAATTGACCCCCCAATCTATTCGCAACAAATTATTAGATTTAAAACATAATATGGATAGACGTACTATTGTTAATGGAGAACTTAATCAAGAATACAAAGACAGAATAAGGTTAGCTAGTTTATCATCAGGTGGTGTCATTGGAGAAATGATAGAAAATAAGACTCTTTTAAACAAAACTATTTCTGCTCATGTAAAGAATTCCCTAGAGGACATAATTTTATCCAAGGGAGCTGGACTTTGGGTCAAAAATCACAATGAAAAAATTACAGTTGAGGCTTGTTCTGATTTAATTAAAAAAATTAAAATTATTGAAAAACTTATTAATTCCGAATTAAAAAATTAA
- a CDS encoding anti-sigma factor, with protein sequence MDIKAYIESGILELYVAGTLSEKENKEVYNMVQQYPEIQQEVLNIEAAIIKLTSSVSPKTKESFQTIKNKLELNDEGTKVIPFAKPKYNWLTYTGWAATIALAIGLWWAINQNNTLKSKIRVAETQQELLENQIEKSRNSLEDANTLISILRDANITQVPLAGQGNFSQTYAKVYWDKNSKRIFLDAQGLPEPPEGMVYQVWSLKLSPLTPTSLGTIDGFITDENKIFEIENPNNSEAFGITLEPSGGSETPTMEQLYTLGVVQAS encoded by the coding sequence ATGGATATAAAAGCATACATAGAATCTGGTATTTTAGAGCTATATGTAGCTGGCACACTTTCTGAAAAAGAAAACAAGGAAGTGTATAATATGGTGCAACAATATCCTGAAATACAACAAGAGGTTTTAAATATTGAAGCCGCCATTATAAAACTTACCTCATCGGTATCACCCAAAACTAAGGAATCATTTCAAACCATTAAAAATAAATTAGAGCTAAATGACGAGGGCACCAAAGTTATTCCTTTTGCAAAACCAAAATACAATTGGTTAACCTACACAGGCTGGGCAGCAACCATTGCGTTGGCCATAGGGTTATGGTGGGCCATTAACCAAAATAACACCCTAAAATCTAAGATTCGTGTTGCTGAAACGCAACAAGAACTATTGGAAAACCAAATCGAAAAATCCAGAAATAGTTTAGAAGATGCCAATACGCTAATTTCAATTTTGCGCGATGCTAATATTACTCAAGTGCCGTTGGCCGGACAAGGCAACTTCTCCCAAACCTATGCCAAAGTATATTGGGATAAAAATTCCAAAAGAATATTTCTAGACGCCCAAGGCTTGCCTGAACCTCCAGAAGGGATGGTTTACCAAGTATGGTCGTTAAAATTAAGCCCATTGACACCAACCAGCTTAGGTACCATTGATGGTTTTATTACCGACGAAAATAAAATTTTTGAAATTGAAAACCCCAACAATAGTGAGGCTTTCGGCATTACTTTAGAGCCATCTGGCGGTAGTGAAACGCCTACTATGGAGCAATTGTATACGTTAGGTGTGGTACAAGCCTCCTGA
- a CDS encoding cell surface protein: protein MKSLKHLAIALAIILLASCGTKEKKITSKRDYTGYLQNTESEMLQLAKSDLNFWEKKLEKEPNQFPYLAKAAASQSQIFNLTGKIESLKEAEIYLVKANEAALYNKADYLRALARNYISQHRFKEALGLLKKAELNGEHLKGTQKMLFDVHMELGNFELAKSYLDKIRKNGDFDYLIRLSKWSDHRGNIEAAIKYMEQAKNIAESSNIPATKQWVYTNLANYYGHAGRIQDSYQHYLKALELNPEDAYAKKGIAWIVYSYEKNPDEALNILNTITKNHKSPDYYLLKAEIAEFKGDLNLKKNELKLYNRAVNNPLYGHMYNKYNTLLLAENPREITKAFIIANTEIENRPIPQSYDLLAWTYYKNGNNKEALKIAENYVAGKTFEPEVLFHLAYIYKANDKFKEVKNLKEELQESIFELGPVIATKVNDI, encoded by the coding sequence ATGAAATCCTTAAAACATTTAGCAATAGCTCTGGCAATAATTTTGTTAGCGAGCTGTGGCACGAAAGAAAAAAAAATAACTAGCAAAAGAGATTATACGGGTTATTTGCAAAACACAGAGAGCGAGATGTTGCAGTTGGCTAAATCCGATTTAAACTTCTGGGAAAAAAAGCTAGAAAAAGAACCCAATCAATTCCCGTACTTAGCCAAAGCTGCGGCATCTCAATCTCAAATTTTTAATCTAACTGGTAAAATAGAATCCTTAAAAGAAGCTGAAATTTATTTAGTTAAAGCTAACGAAGCTGCTTTGTACAATAAGGCAGACTATTTAAGAGCTCTAGCACGAAATTATATTTCGCAGCACAGGTTTAAAGAGGCTTTAGGCTTACTAAAAAAAGCAGAACTAAATGGTGAGCATTTAAAAGGCACCCAAAAAATGCTATTTGATGTACATATGGAATTGGGGAATTTTGAACTGGCAAAATCGTATTTAGATAAAATTAGAAAAAACGGTGATTTTGATTATTTAATTCGATTGTCAAAATGGTCTGACCACCGTGGCAATATAGAAGCAGCCATAAAATATATGGAGCAAGCCAAAAACATTGCAGAATCTTCAAATATACCAGCAACCAAACAATGGGTTTATACCAATTTGGCCAATTATTACGGTCACGCCGGAAGAATACAAGATTCCTATCAACACTATCTAAAGGCTTTAGAATTGAACCCTGAAGATGCTTATGCAAAAAAGGGTATCGCTTGGATTGTATATTCATATGAAAAAAATCCAGATGAGGCCTTAAACATTTTAAACACCATAACAAAAAACCATAAATCCCCGGATTATTATTTGCTAAAAGCCGAAATTGCTGAATTTAAAGGTGACTTAAATTTAAAGAAAAACGAGTTAAAATTGTATAATCGGGCGGTTAATAACCCATTATATGGCCATATGTATAATAAATATAATACACTTTTATTAGCAGAAAACCCAAGAGAAATAACCAAGGCATTTATTATAGCCAATACCGAAATTGAAAATAGGCCAATACCACAATCTTATGATTTATTGGCTTGGACGTATTATAAGAATGGTAACAATAAGGAAGCGTTAAAGATTGCTGAAAATTATGTTGCTGGTAAAACTTTTGAACCAGAGGTTCTGTTTCATTTAGCATATATTTATAAAGCTAATGATAAGTTTAAAGAAGTTAAAAATTTGAAAGAAGAATTGCAAGAAAGCATCTTTGAACTTGGTCCAGTAATAGCAACAAAAGTCAATGATATTTAA
- the dgt gene encoding dNTP triphosphohydrolase — protein MNWEQLLSLKRFGDTNKRLRKEQDETRLGFEVDYDRIIFSSEFRSLQDKTQVIPLSQTDFVHTRLTHSLEVSVVGRSLGRKVGLKLLEKYPHLQNVHGYQANDFGAIVATAALAHDIGNPPFGHSGEKAIGEFFKTGDGKKYQDQLTEKQYQDLCDFEGNANGFKILTQSRAGRKGGLRMSYATLGAFTKYPKESLPKKPTTHIADKKYGFFQSDKATFIDVANELGLIKRSEKHISFSRHPLTYLVEAADDICYTIIDFEDGINLGLIQEEYALEYLSKVIRENIIPENYYALSSREDRIGYLRALAIGALINDAVDIFMKHEEAILNGDFDAALLDKSKYDAQIKDIIKISRDNVYCSEEVIDKEIAGYQIINKLLGVYTAAVNNCYDGSASNYDKLILNRLPETINFKSDDLYLRLLSVCHYVSLLSDSKAIQNFKKIEGVTF, from the coding sequence ATGAACTGGGAACAATTACTATCCTTAAAACGCTTTGGCGATACCAATAAAAGACTAAGAAAAGAGCAGGACGAAACCCGTTTGGGTTTTGAAGTGGATTACGATCGCATCATTTTTTCTTCGGAATTTAGAAGCCTTCAAGACAAAACCCAAGTGATTCCTTTATCGCAAACCGATTTTGTGCACACCCGTTTAACCCACAGTTTGGAGGTGAGTGTAGTAGGGCGCTCTTTAGGTAGAAAAGTGGGGTTGAAACTATTAGAAAAATATCCACATTTGCAAAATGTTCATGGCTACCAGGCCAACGATTTTGGAGCTATTGTTGCCACAGCAGCATTGGCCCACGACATAGGCAACCCGCCGTTTGGGCATTCTGGCGAAAAAGCCATAGGTGAATTTTTTAAAACAGGCGACGGAAAAAAGTACCAAGACCAATTAACCGAAAAGCAATACCAAGATTTATGCGATTTTGAAGGCAATGCCAACGGTTTTAAAATTTTAACACAAAGTCGGGCTGGTAGAAAAGGCGGATTGCGTATGAGTTACGCCACGCTTGGGGCGTTTACTAAATACCCAAAAGAATCGTTGCCTAAGAAGCCAACAACGCATATAGCCGATAAAAAGTATGGATTTTTCCAAAGTGACAAAGCTACTTTTATTGATGTAGCAAATGAGTTGGGCTTAATAAAACGCAGTGAAAAACATATTAGCTTTTCACGGCATCCGTTAACCTATTTGGTTGAGGCGGCCGACGATATTTGTTATACCATTATTGATTTTGAAGATGGTATCAATTTAGGGCTCATTCAAGAAGAATATGCTTTGGAGTACCTATCGAAGGTTATACGCGAAAATATTATTCCAGAAAACTACTATGCGCTATCCAGTAGAGAAGACCGTATTGGTTACCTTCGTGCGCTAGCTATTGGAGCATTAATCAACGATGCTGTCGATATTTTTATGAAACACGAAGAAGCCATTCTAAATGGTGATTTTGATGCAGCGTTATTGGATAAAAGTAAATACGATGCCCAAATTAAAGATATCATTAAAATTAGCAGAGATAATGTGTATTGCTCCGAAGAGGTTATCGATAAGGAAATTGCGGGTTATCAAATTATAAACAAGCTACTTGGTGTTTATACCGCTGCGGTTAATAATTGTTATGATGGAAGTGCTTCAAATTACGACAAATTAATACTGAACCGCTTGCCGGAAACCATAAATTTTAAGAGCGACGATTTGTACCTAAGGCTGCTTTCGGTATGCCATTATGTGTCTTTACTTTCCGACAGCAAGGCCATTCAAAACTTTAAAAAAATAGAAGGGGTGACGTTTTAG
- a CDS encoding sigma-70 family RNA polymerase sigma factor: protein MDLESLVKKFKEKDEKAFEMLYNMYRDSMHGVIFNILRDYDLAEEVMQDVFIKAWHKSNTYSSSKGRFFTWILNIARNAAIDKTRSKAFKKAKQNLDSDFFVDIIETKESLDNSTDAIGIKKFVDKLAEKCKAVIELIYFKGYTQVEASKALDMPVGTIKTRNRNCINELRNLVLN, encoded by the coding sequence ATGGACCTAGAATCACTGGTAAAAAAATTTAAAGAAAAAGACGAAAAGGCTTTTGAAATGCTATACAACATGTATAGGGATAGCATGCATGGGGTTATTTTCAATATTTTAAGAGATTACGATTTAGCCGAAGAAGTGATGCAAGATGTTTTCATAAAAGCCTGGCACAAATCAAACACTTATTCAAGCTCTAAAGGTCGTTTTTTTACTTGGATTTTAAATATCGCCAGAAACGCTGCTATTGACAAAACACGATCAAAAGCATTTAAAAAGGCAAAACAAAACCTCGATTCTGATTTTTTCGTAGATATAATTGAAACCAAAGAGAGTCTGGATAATTCAACAGATGCTATAGGTATTAAAAAGTTTGTAGACAAGCTTGCCGAAAAATGCAAGGCAGTTATTGAGCTCATATACTTTAAAGGCTATACACAGGTTGAAGCCTCTAAAGCTCTTGACATGCCCGTTGGCACTATTAAAACCAGAAACAGAAACTGCATTAATGAACTAAGAAATTTGGTATTAAATTAA